In Drosophila miranda strain MSH22 chromosome Y unlocalized genomic scaffold, D.miranda_PacBio2.1 Contig_Y3_pilon, whole genome shotgun sequence, a single window of DNA contains:
- the LOC117194821 gene encoding probable cytochrome P450 12a5, mitochondrial has translation MAMDMLMAGVDTVRSLLFSYILFFQTSSMKNVPYLRACIKESQRIYPLVIGNGRFLNRDSVLSGYQVPAGTCVSMVPLSLLSSEEHFPKAAEFLPERWIRNATDSNGQCPANDLKLKNPFVFLPFGFGPRMCVGKRIVDMELELGIARLIRNFSIEFNHPTENAFRSSLINLPNSPTMCQ, from the exons ATGGCCATGGACATGCTAATGGCCGGAGTGGATACCGTACGTAGTCTGTTGTTCTCATACATCCTTTTTTTCCAGACCTCATCGATGAAGAACGTTCCCTATCTACGTGCCTGCATCAAAGAGTCACAACGGATCTATCCTTTGGTCATCGGCAATGGCCGGTTTCTCAATCGGGACAGCGTTTTGAGCGGATACCAAGTGCCAGCTGGTACCTGTGTGTCGATGGTTCCCCTGAGCTTGCTATCAAGCGAGGAGCACTTCCCCAAGGCTGCTGAGTTCCTGCCAGAACGTTGGATTCGTAACGCCACAGACTCCAACGGGCAATGCCCGGCaaatgacttgaagctgaagaaTCCGTTTGTGTTCTTGCCCTTCGGATTTGGACCCCGGATGTGCGTTGGAAAGCGCATCGTGGACATGGAGCTCGAGCTGGGCATCGCTCGACTCATTCGGAACTTTAGCATCGAGTTCAATCATCCCACGGAGAACGCTTTCCGCTCCTCCCTGATTAATTTGCCCAACa GCCCGACGATGTGCCAATGA
- the LOC117194819 gene encoding probable cytochrome P450 12a5, mitochondrial: MLKVRSGLSIIQAQKAASSVSSPLRWQTTAAVAEPRNDASTFFLSTVWNFIPGGKYSKLDIVKLFKALQDDYGNILYLPGMMGGTSYLMTHNPKDFEVVFRNEGVWPHRPGSDTLRYHRKTHRKDFFQGVEGTLPTQGKTWSDFRSAVNPILMQPKNVRLYYKKMSQVNQEFVQRIKALRDIDTQEAPDDFLSVINRWTLESVSVVALDKQLGLLKESGDNDQAVLLFKYLDDFFELTADLEMKPSIWRYVKTPKLIKLMKSLDGVQEITSAYVDEAIERLEKEAKEGVVRPESEQSVLEKLLKIDKKVATVMAMDMLMAGVDTTSSTFTAALLCLAKNPEKQAVLREEVMKVLPEKDSEFTEASMKNVPYLRACIKESQRIYPLVIGNGRFLNRDSVLSGYQVPAGTCLSMVPLSLLSSEEHFPKAAEFLPERWIRNATDSNGQCPENDLKLKNPFVFLPFGFGPRMCVGKRIVDMELELGIARLIRNFSIEFNHPTENAFRSSLINLPNSKHISHPKLSLQLENLEGTYLQYKVGVFLAARQSESTCFVL, translated from the exons ATGTTGAAAGTGCGCAGCGGTCTATCTATAATTCAGGCGCAAAAAGCAGCCTCCTCTGTCAGCAGTCCGCTG CGTTGGCAGACCACAGCAGCTGTAGCAGAGCCCAGAAATGATGCTAGTACATTTTTTCTGTCTACTGTTTGGAATTTTATTCCTGGAGGAAAATATAGCAAACTGGACATTGTGAAATTGTTCAAAGCTTTGCAAGACGACTATGGAAACATATTATATTTACCAGGTATGATGGGAGGTACGTCATACCTGATGACTCACAATCCCAAGGACTTCGAGGTCGTGTTCCGGAACGAAGGAGTGTGGCCGCATCGGCCTGGCAGCGATACTCTTCGCTATCATCGGAAGACTCATAGAAAGGATTTCTTCCAGGGAGTGGAGGGAACTTTACCCACACAAGGAAAAACCTGGAGCGACTTTCGATCGGCTGTAAATCCTATCCTAATGCAGCCGAAGAACGTGCGGCTTTACTATAAGAAGATGTCCCAAGTGAACCAGGAGTTTGTGCAACG TATTAAAGCACTCCGTGATATCGATACCCAGGAAGCTCCAGATGATTTCTTAAGCGTTATAAATCGGTGGACTCTCGAGTCAGTCTCTGTGGTGGCTCTGGACAAGCAGTTGGGACTGCTCAAAGAGTCGGGCGATAACGACCAGGCTGTGTTACTTTTCAAGTACCTGGACGatttttttgaattaacaGCCGATCTGGAGATGAAGCCCTCCATCTGGCGTTACGTTAAAACACCCAAGCTAATAAAGCTAATGAAGTCCCTAGATGGCGTTCAAGAAATAACTTCAGCGTATGTAGACGAAGCTATAGAGCGTCTAGAGAAAGAGGCCAAGGAGGGTGTTGTCCGCCCTGAGAGCGAGCAGAGTGTACTGGAAAAGCTGCTCAAGATCGACAAAAAGGTGGCGACGGTTATGGCCATGGACATGCTAATGGCCGGAGTGGATACC ACCTCAAGTACCTTTACAGCGGCCTTGCTGTGCCTTGCCAAGAATCCGGAGAAGCAGGCCGTACTCCGAGAAGAGGTGATGAAGGTTCTACCCGAGAAGGACTCCGAATTCACTGAGGCATCGATGAAGAACGTTCCCTATCTACGTGCCTGCATCAAAGAGTCACAACGGATCTATCCTTTGGTCATCGGCAATGGCCGATTTCTCAATCGGGACAGCGTTTTGAGCGGATACCAAGTGCCAGCTGGTACCTGTTTGTCGATGGTTCCCCTGAGCTTGCTATCAAGCGAGGAGCACTTCCCCAAGGCTGCTGAGTTCCTGCCAGAACGTTGGATTCGTAACGCCACAGACTCCAACGGGCAATGCCCGGAaaatgacttgaagctgaagaaTCCGTTTGTGTTCTTGCCCTTCGGATTTGGACCCCGGATGTGCGTTGGAAAGCGCATCGTGGACATGGAGCTCGAGCTGGGCATCGCTCGACTCATTCGGAACTTTAGCATCGAGTTCAATCATCCCACGGAGAACGCTTTCCGCTCCTCCCTGATCAATTTGCCCAACAGTAAACACATTTCACATCCTAAATTATCTTTACAACTGGAAAACCTTGAAGgaacttatttgcaatataaagtaggtgtttttttggccgcacgtcaatcagaatcaacttgttttgtgctttga
- the LOC117194818 gene encoding probable cytochrome P450 12a5, mitochondrial — translation MGGTSYLMTHNPKDFEVVFRNEGVWPHRPGSDTLRYHRKTHRKDFFQGVEGALPTQGKTWSDFRSAVNPILMQPKNVRLYYKKMSQVNQEFVQRIKALRDIDTQEAPDDFLNVINRWTLESVSVVALDKQLGLLKESGDNDQAVLLFKYLDDFFELTADLEMKPSIWRYVKTPKLMKLMKSLDGVQEITSAYVDEAIERLEKEAKEGVVRPESEQSVLEKLLKIDKKVATVMAMDMLPYTSSTFTAALLCLAKNPEKQAVLREEVMKVLPEKDSEFTEASMKNVPYLRACIKESQRIYPLFISNGRFLNRDSVLSGYQVPAGTCVSMVPLSLLSSEEHFPKAAEFLPERWIRNATDSNGQCPANDLKLKNPFVFLPFGFGPRMCVGKRIVDMELELGIARLFRNFSIEFNHPTENALRSSLINLPNSVFLAARQLESTCFVL, via the exons ATGGGAGGTACGTCATACCTGATGACTCACAATCCCAAGGACTTCGAGGTCGTGTTCCGGAACGAAGGAGTGTGGCCGCATCGGCCTGGCAGCGATACTCTTCGCTATCATCGGAAGACTCATAGAAAGGATTTCTTCCAGGGAGTGGAGGGAGCTTTACCCACACAAGGAAAAACCTGGAGCGACTTTCGATCGGCTGTAAATCCTATCCTAATGCAGCCGAAGAACGTGCGGCTTTACTATAAGAAGATGTCCCAAGTGAACCAGGAGTTTGTGCAACG TATTAAAGCACTCCGTGATATCGATACCCAGGAAGCTCCAGATGATTTCTTAAACGTTATAAATCGGTGGACTCTCGAGTCAGTCTCTGTGGTGGCTCTGGACAAGCAGTTGGGACTGCTCAAAGAGTCGGGCGATAACGACCAGGCTGTGTTACTTTTCAAGTACCTGGACGatttttttgaattaacaGCCGATCTGGAGATGAAGCCCTCCATCTGGCGTTACGTTAAAACACCCAAGCTAATGAAGCTAATGAAGTCCCTAGATGGCGTTCAAGAAATAACTTCAGCGTATGTAGACGAAGCTATAGAGCGTCTAGAGAAAGAGGCCAAGGAGGGTGTTGTCCGCCCTGAGAGCGAGCAGAGTGTACTGGAAAAGCTGCTCAAGATCGACAAAAAGGTGGCGACGGTTATGGCCATGGACATGCTACCGTAC ACCTCAAGTACCTTTACAGCGGCCTTGCTGTGCCTTGCCAAGAATCCGGAGAAGCAGGCCGTACTCCGAGAAGAGGTGATGAAGGTTCTACCCGAGAAGGACTCCGAATTCACTGAGGCATCGATGAAGAACGTTCCCTATCTACGTGCCTGCATCAAAGAGTCACAACGGATATATCCTTTATTCATCAGCAATGGCCGATTTCTCAATCGGGACAGCGTTTTGAGCGGATACCAAGTGCCAGCTGGTACCTGTGTGTCGATGGTTCCCCTGAGCTTGCTATCAAGCGAGGAGCACTTCCCCAAGGCTGCTGAGTTCCTGCCAGAGCGTTGGATTCGTAACGCCACAGACTCCAACGGGCAATGCCCGGCaaatgacttgaagctgaagaaTCCGTTTGTGTTCTTGCCCTTCGGATTTGGACCCCGGATGTGCGTTGGAAAGCGCATCGTGGACATGGAGCTCGAGCTGGGCATCGCTCGACTCTTTCGGAACTTTAGCATCGAGTTCAATCATCCCACGGAGAACGCTTTGCGCTCCTCCCTGATCAATTTGCCCAACa gtgtttttttggccgcacGTCAATTAGaatcaacttgttttgtgctttga
- the LOC117194820 gene encoding protein regulator of cytokinesis 1-like — MRRVREFTENTQRTYDILHSELQRCQALRSQNLKTFIEQLRVEISKWWDLTLKSQQERKRFSNYYNKYYNEDLLELHELELDDLKSFYTCNKEIFDLYESRSELWSRMQALEAKANEPNRFNNRGGQFLKEEKERKAITSKLPKIEQQITELVHAYEVQSHGPFLVYGENILELMADEWENYQQAKQSSARKKAPPTTRTGSSSKLMMPPPTAGSMAPRTPRTLKNMSSMSTSTMSLRKTPTIQLITPNMTKSTGNLHKRLNPSAAASTSGYRTPNAKRSLMSSLNSIRPSPSTAQRLANSQLKASKSPLKRVRVLDNTLRCSGGLGRRSIGTRSNKKPRTKSAVPDTRSPSDSEYMTDETTENDREAGISYEELVPTSRSSVLPVGGAQHQRNRVAMPRIRHVLVNHNSVALAANTPSKQAVNQEERPRFGNQLKLPSPRESRMWPNQGIT; from the exons atgcgacgagtgcgcgagttcaccgagaatacgcagcgcacctatgacatcctccattcagagctgcagcgctgccaggcactgcgcagccagaacctcaagacgttcatcgagcagctgcgcgtcgagataagcaagtggtgggatctaacgctcaagagccagcaggagcgcaagcgtttctccaactactacaataagtattacaacgaagacctgttggagctgcacgagcttgagctggatgatctgaagagcttctacacgtgcaacaaggagattttcgatctgtacgagagccgttcagaactttggtcccgcatgcaggctctagaggcaaaggccaacgagccgaatcgtttcaacaatcgtggcggccagttccttaaagaggaaaaggaacgcaaggccatcacctcgaagctgcccaagattgagcagcagatcactgaactggtgcacgcctatgaggtgcaatcgcatggcccgtttctggtttatggcgagaacatactggagctgatggctgacgaatgggagaactatcagcaggccaagcagagctcggcccgcaagaaggccccgcccaccacgaggacgggcagcagcagcaaattgatgatgccaccgccgactgccggttcaatggcccctcgcacgccccgaactttgaagaacatgtcctcaatgtcgacctcgacaatgtcgttgcgcaagaccccaacaatccagctgatcactcccaatatgaccaagagcactgggaacctgcacaagcgactgaatccatcagcagccgccagcACTTCGGGGTATCGGACTCCCAACGCCAAGCGCAGCCTCATGAGCTCTCTGAATTCGATACGCCCGTCGCCGTCTACCGCACAGcggctggccaacagccagctgaaggcgtccaagtcgccactaaagcgggtccgcgtcctggacaacacATTGCGTTGCAGCGGGGGATTGGGCAGACGCAGCATTGGCACACGCTCGAACAAGAAGCCACGCACAAAATCAGCGGTGCCGGATACAAGATCGCCcagcgattccgagtatatgaCCGATGAGACCACTGAAAATGACCGCGAAGCCGGGATCTCCTATGAAGAATTGGTGCCCACGAGTCGCTCCTCAGTGCTGCCCGTCGGCGGGGCTCAGCATCAGCGCAATCGCGTGGCTATGCCACGAATTCGCCATGTCCTCGTAAACCACAATTCGGTGGCGTTGGCCGCCAACACACCGTCAAAGCAGGCggtcaatcaggaggagaggcctcgatttggcaatcaattgaagctcccatcgccacgtgaaagtcgcatgtggccgaatc AAGGTATAACATAG